The following nucleotide sequence is from Nitratidesulfovibrio termitidis HI1.
CGATCCATCAACACAATGTTCCTGCTTTCCTCTGTTGTTCCGGCACCCTATGCATGCCCCGGAAAATACCTTGACCGTCAAACTATCTTGGACATAAAGAAGTTTGACCGTCAAACATTCTGGAGGCACACCTCGTGATCGGACGCTTCGCCTGCCCCGGCTCCTACCGTGAACTGATTTCTTCGCGCGAAACCCTGCTCTGCCTGCTGGGCGGCGTCCTGGCCGCCGCTTCGTGGATCGCGTCGCTTTCCGGCGCGCCTGCGTGGCTGGCCGCTGCCCTGGCCCTGACCGGGGCCGCCATCAACGGCCTGCCCATCGTCAAGGGCGCCGTGGAAGGCCTGCTGGAAAAGCAGGTCAACGTGGACGAACTGGTGTCCATCGCCCTTGTGGCCTCGGTGATGCAGGGCGAATACCTGTCCGCCGCCATCGTGGCCTGCATCATGAAGGCCGGTTCGCTGGTGGAAGGCTTTCTGAGCGATGCGGCCCGCCGGTCCATCAAGGCCTTGGCCGCCGTCACCCCGGATACCGCCACCATCGTCGAGCCGGGTGGCCGCGAGCGCACCGTGCCCGCCGCGGAGGTACGCGTGGGCCAGCAGTTGCGGGTACGCCCCGGTGAACGCATCCCCGTGGACGCGGTGATCCTGTCCGGCATCACCGCCGTGGACGAATCCTCCATCACCGGCGAACCGCTGCCCCGCTCGTGCGGCACAGGCGACAAGGTGCTGGCGGGCACCATGAACTACAACGGCGTCATCGTGGTGGAAGCGCAGCGCGTGGGCGAAGACACCACCATCGGCAAGGTGGTGCGCCTGGTGGAAGAGGCGGAAGCCCACAACCCCAAGGCCGCCCGCCTGGTGGACAACTACGCCCGGTGGTTCACCCCGGTGGTGCTGGCCTGCGCAGCCGCGGCCTGGGCCGTTTCGGGCGAATCGTCGCGCGCCGTGGCCGTGCTTATCGCCGGGTGCCCCTGCGCCCTGCTGATGGCCGCGCCCACCGCCGCCGTGGCCGCCGTGGGCCGCGCCGCCCGCGCGGGCATCATCGTGCGGGGGGGGCAGGCCCTGGAAAAGGTGGCCGCCGCCACCCTGGTGCTGTTCGACAAGACCGGCACCCTCACCTTCGGGCGGCCCGAACTGGACGAAGTGCTGCCCGTGCCGGGCATGGCCGAGGAGCGCCTGCTGGCTCTTGCCGCCGGTGCGGAAGGCGGCGGCACCCACCCCATCGCACGGGCCATCGTGGCCGGGGCCGAGGCGCGGTCCATCGTGCCCGCCGTTGCCGAGGGCGCCTTCACCGAGGTGGGCGTGGGCGTGCGGGCCACCGTGGACGGTCACGCAGTGGAGGTCTGCGGCGTGACCGCCGAGGTGGAAGCGGAACTTGCCGAACGCGCGCCCGGTCTGCTGCAGCCGCTGGCAGCCCTGCGCGCGCGCGGGGCCACCGCCCTGCTGGTGCGCGTGGACGCGGCCCCTGCCGGGCTGCTGGCCGTCACCGACACCCTGCGCCCCGGCGCGCGCGCCTCGGTCAGCGGGCTGCGCGCCGCCGGTCTTGCCCACGCGGGCATGCTGTCCGGCGACCATGAAACCGCCGCCGCGCGCATCGCGGCGCAGGCGGGCATAGACTACTGGCGCGCCGGGCTGAAGCCCGCCGACAAGCTGTCCGCCATCCGCACCCAGCA
It contains:
- a CDS encoding heavy metal translocating P-type ATPase; the protein is MIGRFACPGSYRELISSRETLLCLLGGVLAAASWIASLSGAPAWLAAALALTGAAINGLPIVKGAVEGLLEKQVNVDELVSIALVASVMQGEYLSAAIVACIMKAGSLVEGFLSDAARRSIKALAAVTPDTATIVEPGGRERTVPAAEVRVGQQLRVRPGERIPVDAVILSGITAVDESSITGEPLPRSCGTGDKVLAGTMNYNGVIVVEAQRVGEDTTIGKVVRLVEEAEAHNPKAARLVDNYARWFTPVVLACAAAAWAVSGESSRAVAVLIAGCPCALLMAAPTAAVAAVGRAARAGIIVRGGQALEKVAAATLVLFDKTGTLTFGRPELDEVLPVPGMAEERLLALAAGAEGGGTHPIARAIVAGAEARSIVPAVAEGAFTEVGVGVRATVDGHAVEVCGVTAEVEAELAERAPGLLQPLAALRARGATALLVRVDAAPAGLLAVTDTLRPGARASVSGLRAAGLAHAGMLSGDHETAAARIAAQAGIDYWRAGLKPADKLSAIRTQQQSGATVIFVGDGINDAPALAGADVGVAMGGAGTDVALETADVALTHDDIGRLPFLVRLSRRAISLIKINIGLGVLFNGLSILGSGYGLLSPVMASVFHNVGSVIVVISSASLAFFDDGEPGQPACPAAVAPAAAHKNA